From the Leifsonia sp. AG29 genome, one window contains:
- a CDS encoding DUF4870 domain-containing protein has product MTDPNQPAPGDAAVPPQHPGAVPPQQPYGAQQPAYGTPQPGAQPQYAAPAGAPLDATQDKQWASFAHLGGILWFLPSLIIWLVFKDRGRLTAQESKEALNWQITWISAWVVSQIIGIVLAFTGVGFLLFGLLIPWALYIVNLVFSILGFVRVNSGGAYRYPINFRFIK; this is encoded by the coding sequence ATGACCGACCCGAATCAGCCCGCACCCGGGGACGCCGCCGTCCCGCCGCAGCACCCCGGTGCGGTGCCTCCCCAGCAGCCGTACGGGGCTCAGCAGCCCGCCTACGGCACCCCGCAGCCGGGCGCTCAACCGCAGTACGCCGCCCCGGCCGGCGCACCGCTCGACGCCACGCAGGACAAGCAGTGGGCCTCGTTTGCCCACCTCGGGGGCATCCTGTGGTTCCTCCCGTCGCTCATCATCTGGCTCGTCTTCAAGGACCGCGGCCGGCTCACCGCCCAGGAGTCCAAGGAGGCACTGAACTGGCAGATCACCTGGATCAGCGCCTGGGTCGTCTCCCAGATCATCGGCATCGTCCTCGCCTTCACCGGCGTGGGATTCCTCCTGTTCGGCCTGCTCATCCCCTGGGCGCTCTACATCGTGAACCTGGTGTTCTCGATCCTGGGGTTCGTGCGCGTCAACAGCGGCGGCGCCTACCGGTACCCGATCAACTTCCGCTTCATCAAGTGA
- a CDS encoding NAD-dependent epimerase/dehydratase family protein, translating to MSILLTGATGYIGTSVLSRLIEGGHSVTALVRDEAKAAAVEAAGARALVGDVTDSELVARAAADSDGVIHVASTKDGDPVFIDAALRGLGDSGKALVHTGGLWTYGSGEDLTEDSPAAPPAITAWRGANEARVLSAEGVRGIVVVPSIVYGKGTGLARLVVDAPRETEGEPAIRLIGDGSQHWGTVHVDDLAELYVLAFELGGRGESYIGASGVNPTVRELGEAVAAAYGVVGGVRAETVEETRGRLGEALADALLLDQQARGTKARVELGWEPNRASLVEELSSGSYAPASIGAAE from the coding sequence ATGAGCATCCTTCTGACCGGCGCGACCGGCTACATCGGCACCTCCGTCCTCTCCCGCCTCATCGAGGGGGGCCACTCCGTCACCGCCCTGGTGCGCGACGAGGCCAAGGCGGCCGCGGTGGAGGCCGCCGGAGCGCGCGCTCTCGTCGGCGACGTCACCGATTCGGAGCTCGTGGCCCGCGCCGCCGCCGATTCCGACGGGGTCATCCACGTGGCCTCGACGAAGGACGGAGACCCCGTCTTCATCGACGCGGCGCTGCGAGGCCTCGGCGACAGCGGAAAGGCGCTCGTCCACACGGGCGGCCTCTGGACCTACGGCTCGGGCGAGGACCTGACAGAGGACTCCCCCGCGGCGCCGCCCGCGATCACGGCGTGGCGCGGCGCGAACGAGGCACGGGTCCTCTCGGCCGAGGGCGTCCGCGGCATCGTCGTCGTCCCGTCGATCGTGTACGGCAAGGGAACCGGGCTCGCGCGCCTCGTGGTCGACGCACCGCGCGAGACCGAGGGCGAGCCCGCGATCCGCCTGATCGGCGACGGGAGCCAGCACTGGGGCACGGTCCACGTGGACGACCTCGCTGAGCTGTACGTCCTCGCGTTCGAGCTGGGCGGCCGCGGCGAGTCGTACATCGGAGCGAGCGGCGTCAACCCGACCGTCCGCGAGCTCGGGGAGGCCGTCGCCGCAGCCTACGGCGTCGTCGGCGGTGTCCGCGCCGAGACCGTCGAGGAGACGCGGGGCCGCCTCGGGGAGGCGCTGGCCGATGCTCTCCTGCTCGACCAGCAGGCGCGCGGGACCAAGGCCCGCGTCGAGCTGGGCTGGGAGCCGAACCGCGCCTCCCTCGTCGAGGAGCTCTCCTCGGGTTCCTACGCGCCGGCCTCCATCGGCGCGGCCGAGTAG
- a CDS encoding DUF4870 domain-containing protein, whose protein sequence is MSATPPPPPQQPYGGSAQQLSPADEKLWSTLVHIGGILFSWIPALIGYLVLKDRGPFVRAHTATALNFQITMFIAYVVGGILSVVVIGLFIILAVWVLTIVFSIIAAIKANQGEYYTYPLAIKFVS, encoded by the coding sequence ATGTCCGCAACGCCCCCACCGCCCCCGCAACAGCCGTACGGAGGCTCGGCGCAGCAGCTCAGCCCGGCCGACGAGAAGCTCTGGTCGACGCTCGTGCACATCGGCGGCATCCTGTTCAGCTGGATCCCGGCCCTGATCGGCTACCTGGTGCTCAAGGACCGCGGCCCGTTCGTCCGTGCGCACACGGCGACGGCGCTCAACTTCCAGATCACCATGTTCATCGCCTACGTGGTCGGCGGCATCCTCTCGGTCGTGGTGATCGGCCTGTTCATCATCCTCGCCGTCTGGGTGCTCACGATCGTCTTCAGCATCATCGCGGCGATCAAGGCCAACCAGGGCGAGTACTACACCTACCCGCTGGCGATCAAGTTCGTCAGCTGA
- a CDS encoding DUF1990 family protein produces the protein MRRSTFTDQPVTYGAVGGTQASDLLYYPPKGYKPLERSIRLGSGDARFDTAATALMAWGVQRGSGILVTDVREGTGVQYEGIEFNPDGSPVRMRTREQEPEEHVFTDDGTPFVRNGMTALLKVPFGPFKVSAPVRVVYVIDEPFRKGFAYGTLHGHPESGEELFMVEHRDDDTVWFVLRAFSRPSNAFYRLGSPVLGMVQRRYTNRYLRALHPARSA, from the coding sequence ATGCGCCGCTCCACCTTCACCGACCAGCCCGTGACGTACGGTGCCGTCGGCGGCACCCAGGCGTCCGATCTGCTCTACTACCCGCCGAAGGGCTACAAGCCGCTCGAGCGGTCTATCCGGCTGGGCAGCGGCGACGCGCGCTTCGACACGGCCGCCACCGCGCTCATGGCCTGGGGCGTCCAGCGGGGGAGCGGCATCCTCGTCACGGATGTCCGGGAGGGCACGGGTGTCCAGTACGAGGGGATCGAGTTCAATCCGGACGGCTCCCCGGTGCGGATGCGCACGCGTGAGCAGGAGCCGGAGGAGCACGTCTTCACCGACGACGGCACCCCGTTCGTCCGCAACGGCATGACGGCGCTCCTCAAGGTCCCCTTCGGCCCGTTCAAGGTGTCGGCGCCGGTTCGGGTCGTGTACGTGATCGACGAGCCGTTCCGCAAGGGGTTCGCCTACGGCACCCTGCACGGGCATCCCGAGAGCGGCGAGGAGCTGTTCATGGTCGAGCATCGCGACGACGACACCGTCTGGTTCGTGCTCCGCGCCTTCTCGCGCCCGTCGAACGCCTTCTACCGCCTCGGCTCCCCGGTGCTCGGCATGGTCCAGCGCCGTTACACGAATCGGTACCTGCGGGCGCTCCACCCCGCACGGTCCGCCTGA
- a CDS encoding 16S rRNA (uracil(1498)-N(3))-methyltransferase: MANLYLSEELDRAEPGGRITLTGPEARHAATVNRTRAGESVLIGNGRGLLAGGRVVVATGSELTVEVETVSHTDVPSPRITLVQALAKGDRDELAIQAATELAVDRIVPWSAARSVSRWEGPKIAKGRDRWASIVREATKQSIRAWTPEVAELASTTDVAALAAHARVLVLEPDADRPLTGVAPDGRDIVIVVGPEGGIAPAELDAFQRAGAELVRLGDTVLRTSTAGPAALAVLAAALRRW; encoded by the coding sequence GTGGCGAATCTCTACCTGAGCGAGGAGCTCGACCGGGCCGAGCCGGGCGGGCGGATCACCCTCACCGGACCGGAAGCCCGTCACGCGGCAACCGTCAACCGGACGCGCGCCGGCGAGTCGGTGCTCATCGGCAACGGGAGGGGCCTCCTCGCGGGCGGGCGGGTCGTCGTCGCGACGGGGAGCGAGCTCACGGTCGAGGTCGAGACCGTCTCGCACACAGACGTGCCGTCCCCCCGGATCACGCTCGTGCAGGCCCTGGCGAAGGGCGACCGCGACGAGCTGGCGATCCAGGCGGCGACCGAGCTGGCCGTCGACCGCATCGTGCCGTGGTCGGCCGCCCGGTCCGTGTCCCGCTGGGAGGGACCGAAGATCGCCAAGGGCCGCGATCGCTGGGCGAGCATCGTCCGGGAGGCGACCAAGCAGTCGATCCGTGCGTGGACGCCGGAGGTCGCGGAATTGGCGAGCACCACCGATGTGGCCGCGCTCGCTGCCCACGCCCGCGTCCTCGTCCTCGAGCCGGACGCGGATCGGCCGCTGACGGGCGTCGCTCCCGACGGCCGGGACATCGTCATCGTCGTCGGCCCCGAGGGCGGGATCGCTCCGGCCGAGCTCGACGCGTTCCAGCGCGCCGGTGCAGAGCTCGTTCGGCTCGGAGACACCGTGCTGCGCACCTCCACGGCGGGCCCCGCCGCTCTCGCGGTCCTCGCCGCCGCGCTCCGACGCTGGTGA
- the rpsT gene encoding 30S ribosomal protein S20: protein MANIKSQIKRNRTNKKAQERNKAVKSELKTAIRATREAVAGGDKDKATAALRLASKKIDKAASKGVIHKNQAANRKSAIAKQVAAL from the coding sequence GTGGCAAACATCAAGTCGCAGATCAAGCGCAACCGCACCAACAAGAAGGCTCAGGAGCGCAACAAGGCCGTCAAGAGCGAGCTCAAGACCGCCATCCGCGCCACCCGTGAGGCCGTCGCCGGCGGCGACAAGGACAAGGCGACCGCGGCGCTGCGCCTCGCTTCCAAGAAGATCGACAAGGCGGCCAGCAAGGGCGTCATCCACAAGAACCAGGCGGCGAACCGCAAGTCGGCCATCGCCAAGCAGGTGGCCGCTCTCTGA
- the dnaJ gene encoding molecular chaperone DnaJ: MADHYEVLGVARDASPDEIKKAYRRLARELHPDVNPSSEAQERFKLVTHAYDVLSDPQQRQQYDLGGPSGFGAGPGGADFAGFSDIFETFFGGGGGATRGPRSRRERGQDALLRVEVDLDEVVFGTHRELEIDTAVVCETCNGSCCAPGTQPVTCDICHGTGSIQRSVRSLLGNVMTSSPCGSCRGYGTIIATPCVTCQGQGRVRARRTVPVDIPAGVETGLRLQMPGSGEAGPAGGPNGDLYLEIKVRHHDVFSRDGDDLLCTLELSMADAILGTTATVKALDGDIRLELKPGTQSADIITVKDRGITHLRGTGRGDLRVGIQVVTPTKLDHKEKELIKKFAASHKSVEPSLARFQQGLFAKLRDRFLNL, encoded by the coding sequence GTGGCCGACCACTACGAAGTCCTCGGCGTCGCCCGCGATGCCAGCCCCGACGAGATCAAGAAGGCGTATCGGCGCCTGGCGCGAGAGCTCCACCCCGACGTCAACCCGAGTTCGGAGGCGCAGGAGCGGTTCAAGCTCGTGACGCACGCGTACGACGTCCTCAGCGACCCGCAGCAGCGCCAGCAGTACGACCTCGGCGGCCCGAGCGGCTTCGGCGCCGGCCCGGGAGGCGCGGACTTCGCGGGCTTCAGCGACATCTTCGAGACCTTCTTCGGTGGAGGCGGAGGCGCGACGCGCGGCCCCCGCTCGCGCCGGGAGCGCGGCCAGGACGCCCTCCTCCGGGTCGAGGTCGACCTCGACGAGGTCGTCTTCGGCACCCACCGCGAGCTGGAGATCGACACCGCGGTCGTCTGCGAGACCTGCAACGGCTCCTGTTGCGCACCGGGGACGCAGCCGGTCACCTGCGACATCTGCCACGGCACGGGCAGCATCCAGCGATCCGTCCGCTCGCTCCTCGGCAACGTCATGACGTCGAGCCCGTGCGGCAGCTGCCGCGGGTACGGCACCATCATCGCCACGCCGTGCGTGACCTGCCAGGGGCAGGGCCGCGTCCGGGCTCGCCGCACCGTCCCCGTCGACATCCCCGCCGGGGTCGAGACGGGGCTGCGCCTCCAGATGCCGGGCAGCGGCGAGGCGGGCCCCGCGGGCGGGCCGAACGGCGACCTCTACCTCGAGATCAAGGTGCGCCACCACGACGTGTTCAGCCGGGACGGAGACGACCTGCTCTGCACGCTCGAGCTCTCGATGGCCGACGCGATCCTCGGCACGACGGCGACCGTCAAGGCGCTCGACGGCGACATCCGCCTGGAGCTGAAGCCCGGGACCCAGTCGGCCGACATCATCACCGTGAAGGACCGCGGCATCACGCACCTCCGCGGCACCGGGCGCGGCGACCTCCGCGTCGGTATCCAGGTGGTCACGCCGACCAAGCTCGACCACAAGGAGAAGGAGCTGATCAAGAAGTTCGCCGCCAGCCACAAGTCGGTCGAGCCCTCGCTCGCCCGGTTCCAGCAGGGGCTTTTCGCGAAGCTGCGCGATCGCTTCCTCAACCTCTGA
- the lepA gene encoding translation elongation factor 4: protein MSPRALQAPAPAATDPASIRNFCIIAHIDHGKSTLADRMLQITGVVSDRDMRAQYLDRMDIERERGITIKSQAVRMPWEVDGQAYALNMIDTPGHVDFTYEVSRSLAACEGAILLVDAAQGIEAQTLANLYLALENDLTIIPVLNKIDLPAADPEKYAAELASLIGGRPEDVLRVSGKTGLGVEALLDRVVQEIPAPVGVADAPARAMIFDSVYDAYRGVVTYVRMVDGKLEPRERIQMMSTKATHEILEIGVSAPEPTASKGLGVGEVGYLITGVKDVRQSKVGDTITSAAKPAREALPGYTEPKPMVFSGLYPIDGSDYPELREALDKLKLSDAALVYEPETSVALGFGFRCGFLGLLHLEIITERLSREFGLDLITTAPSVIYEVTTEDKKTITVTNPSEFPGGKIAKVEEPIVKAAILAPKDYVGVIMELCQSRRGTLLGMEYLGEDRVEIRYTMPLGEIVFDFFDQLKSRTAGYASLDYEPAGEQEADLVKVDILLQGEQVDAFSAIVHRDKAYAYGTMMAGRLRELIPRQQFEVPIQAAIGARIIARENIRAMRKDVLAKCYGGDITRKRKLLEKQKEGKKRMKMVGRVEVPQEAFIAALSGDTEKKDKK from the coding sequence ATGTCTCCACGTGCTCTCCAGGCCCCCGCGCCCGCCGCGACCGACCCGGCGTCCATCCGCAACTTCTGCATCATCGCGCATATCGACCACGGCAAGTCCACGCTCGCCGACCGCATGCTGCAGATCACCGGGGTGGTCTCCGACCGCGACATGCGCGCGCAGTACCTCGACCGCATGGACATCGAGCGCGAGCGCGGGATCACGATCAAGAGCCAGGCCGTGCGCATGCCCTGGGAGGTCGACGGCCAGGCGTACGCGCTCAACATGATCGACACGCCCGGTCACGTCGACTTCACATACGAGGTCTCCCGATCTCTCGCCGCGTGCGAGGGAGCCATCCTGCTGGTCGACGCCGCGCAGGGCATCGAGGCCCAGACGCTGGCGAACCTGTACCTCGCGCTCGAGAACGATCTGACGATCATCCCCGTGCTCAACAAGATCGACCTCCCCGCCGCCGATCCCGAGAAGTACGCCGCCGAGCTCGCGAGCCTCATCGGCGGCCGCCCGGAGGACGTCCTCCGCGTCTCGGGCAAGACGGGACTGGGCGTCGAGGCGCTGCTCGACCGCGTCGTGCAGGAGATCCCGGCGCCGGTCGGTGTCGCCGACGCCCCCGCTCGGGCGATGATCTTCGACTCCGTGTACGACGCCTATCGCGGGGTCGTCACCTACGTCCGCATGGTCGACGGCAAGCTCGAGCCGCGCGAGCGCATCCAGATGATGAGCACGAAGGCGACCCACGAGATCCTGGAGATCGGCGTGTCCGCGCCCGAGCCGACGGCATCGAAGGGCCTCGGCGTCGGCGAGGTCGGCTACCTCATCACGGGCGTGAAGGACGTCCGCCAGTCCAAGGTCGGCGACACGATCACGTCGGCGGCCAAGCCGGCACGGGAGGCGCTGCCCGGCTACACCGAACCGAAGCCGATGGTCTTCTCGGGGCTGTACCCGATCGACGGCAGCGACTACCCCGAGCTCCGGGAGGCGCTCGACAAGCTCAAGCTCTCCGACGCCGCGCTCGTCTACGAGCCCGAGACCTCCGTCGCGCTCGGCTTCGGGTTCCGCTGCGGGTTCCTCGGGCTCCTCCACCTCGAGATCATCACCGAGCGGCTGTCGCGCGAGTTCGGCCTCGACCTCATCACCACGGCGCCGAGCGTGATCTACGAGGTGACCACCGAGGACAAGAAGACGATCACGGTCACGAACCCGAGCGAGTTCCCCGGCGGCAAGATCGCGAAGGTCGAGGAGCCGATCGTCAAGGCGGCCATCCTCGCGCCGAAGGACTACGTCGGCGTCATCATGGAGCTCTGCCAGAGCCGGCGCGGCACGCTCCTCGGCATGGAGTACCTCGGCGAGGACCGCGTCGAGATCCGGTACACGATGCCGCTCGGCGAGATCGTCTTCGACTTCTTCGACCAGCTGAAGAGCCGCACGGCGGGATACGCCTCCCTCGACTACGAGCCTGCCGGCGAGCAGGAGGCCGACCTCGTCAAGGTCGACATCCTCCTCCAGGGCGAGCAGGTCGACGCCTTCAGCGCGATCGTCCACCGCGACAAGGCCTACGCCTACGGCACCATGATGGCCGGGCGGCTCCGCGAGCTGATCCCGCGACAGCAGTTCGAGGTGCCCATCCAGGCGGCCATCGGCGCCCGGATCATCGCCCGCGAGAACATCCGCGCCATGCGCAAGGACGTCCTCGCGAAGTGCTACGGCGGCGACATCACCCGGAAGCGCAAGCTGCTCGAGAAGCAGAAGGAGGGCAAGAAGCGCATGAAGATGGTCGGGCGCGTCGAAGTGCCCCAGGAGGCGTTCATCGCCGCGCTCTCGGGCGACACCGAGAAGAAGGACAAGAAGTAG
- a CDS encoding histidine triad nucleotide-binding protein: MVTAEPSIFSRIIAGEIPADIVYDGERLIAFRDINPQAPLHLLVVPKTDRYRDVVELAAGDPELLAELVATARLLAEQHGDGDFRLVFNTGAGAGQTVFHAHAHVLSTAGRGGLEEGTLVD, encoded by the coding sequence ATGGTGACGGCAGAGCCCTCGATCTTCTCGCGGATCATCGCGGGGGAGATCCCCGCGGACATCGTCTACGACGGCGAGCGCCTCATCGCGTTCCGTGACATCAACCCGCAGGCTCCCCTCCATCTGCTCGTCGTCCCGAAGACGGACCGCTACCGCGACGTGGTGGAGCTGGCGGCGGGCGACCCCGAGCTGCTGGCCGAGCTCGTCGCCACCGCCCGGCTGCTCGCCGAGCAGCACGGCGACGGCGACTTCCGCCTGGTCTTCAACACGGGCGCCGGGGCGGGTCAGACCGTCTTCCACGCCCACGCGCACGTACTGAGCACCGCCGGTCGCGGCGGCCTCGAGGAAGGAACTCTTGTCGACTAG
- a CDS encoding amidohydrolase, which translates to MTDRMESAASPRFSASVAIVGAHVVPVVGDPIENGTVLVQDGVISAVGPSSEVSVPEGVRTVDAGGRWVLPGFVEAHGHVGIHEEANGPAGDDTNEMTTPNTAAVRAVDAINIDDEGFRDALSGGVTAVVVKPGSGNPIGGQTVAIKTWGGRVIDEQVIRESVSVKSALGENPKRVYGGKNQTPSTRLGVAMIIREAFVEAQNYRAQREEAERDGKPFARDLAKETLARVLDGELYWDQHTHRHDDIATAIRLADEFGYKLVVNHGTEAHKIADVLAERDIPVIFGPMFTSRSKVELRDRAIANLALLAAAGVRVAITTDHPVVPINFLVYQAALAVKDGLPRQTALEALTINPATFLGLEERIGALTPGRDGDVVVWSGDPLDVNSRAERVFIQGCEVYRWEDGAAHVVERAERFA; encoded by the coding sequence ATGACCGATCGTATGGAATCCGCCGCCTCCCCTCGCTTCTCCGCCTCGGTCGCCATCGTCGGTGCGCACGTCGTCCCGGTCGTCGGCGATCCGATCGAGAACGGCACGGTCCTCGTCCAGGACGGCGTGATCTCGGCGGTGGGCCCCTCCTCCGAGGTGAGCGTCCCGGAGGGCGTGCGCACGGTCGACGCGGGCGGCCGCTGGGTGCTCCCCGGCTTCGTGGAGGCCCACGGCCACGTCGGCATCCACGAGGAGGCCAATGGACCGGCCGGGGACGACACGAACGAGATGACGACGCCGAACACGGCGGCGGTCCGCGCGGTCGACGCGATCAACATCGACGACGAGGGCTTCCGCGACGCGCTCTCGGGAGGCGTCACGGCCGTGGTCGTCAAGCCGGGCTCCGGCAACCCGATCGGCGGCCAGACCGTCGCGATCAAGACGTGGGGCGGCCGTGTCATCGACGAGCAGGTCATCCGCGAGTCCGTCAGCGTCAAGTCCGCCCTCGGTGAGAATCCGAAGCGCGTGTACGGCGGCAAGAACCAGACGCCGAGCACCCGGCTCGGCGTGGCAATGATCATCCGCGAGGCGTTCGTCGAGGCGCAGAACTACCGAGCCCAGCGCGAGGAGGCCGAGCGCGACGGCAAGCCCTTTGCGCGCGATCTCGCGAAGGAGACGCTCGCGCGGGTGCTGGACGGCGAGCTGTACTGGGACCAGCACACGCACCGCCACGACGACATCGCCACGGCGATCCGCCTCGCCGACGAGTTCGGGTACAAGCTCGTGGTCAACCACGGCACCGAGGCGCACAAGATCGCGGACGTCCTCGCGGAGCGCGACATCCCCGTGATCTTCGGGCCGATGTTCACCTCCCGGTCCAAGGTCGAGCTGCGCGACCGGGCCATCGCGAATCTCGCGCTCCTGGCCGCCGCCGGTGTCCGCGTGGCGATCACCACCGACCACCCGGTCGTCCCGATCAACTTCCTCGTCTATCAGGCGGCCCTCGCGGTCAAGGACGGTCTGCCACGCCAGACCGCCCTGGAGGCGCTGACCATCAACCCGGCGACCTTCCTCGGCCTCGAGGAGCGGATCGGCGCCCTCACGCCCGGCCGCGACGGCGACGTCGTCGTCTGGTCCGGCGACCCGCTCGACGTGAACTCGCGGGCCGAGCGGGTCTTCATCCAGGGCTGCGAGGTTTACCGCTGGGAGGACGGCGCCGCCCACGTCGTGGAGCGCGCCGAGCGCTTCGCCTGA
- the hemW gene encoding radical SAM family heme chaperone HemW, whose amino-acid sequence MPSTLPLGDPAPADGLLPASARPGADRRDFGVYLHVPFCRVRCGYCDFNTYTATELRGVSQSDYAGHAVREVEFAAHALSASGLPPRPVSTVFFGGGTPTLLPPGDLGAMLGAVRDAWGIAPGAEVTTEANPDSVDADDLRRLADAGFTRVSFGMQSAVPHVLATLERTHDPARVPLVVGWARDAGLQVSLDLIYGTPGESLDDWSRSLDSALACEPDHLSAYSLIVEPGTKLARQIRSGQVPEPDEDLQADMYELADARLASAGYGWYEVSNWARDEEHRSRHNLSYWLGHDWWGIGPGAHSHVGGVRWWNVKHPAAYAQRVLAGESPSAGRETLDAETRRVERVLLLTRIRDGLRIAELEAPGRREVAGLIADGLIDGEAALAGSVVLTLRGRLLADAVVRRLLADDGVS is encoded by the coding sequence ATGCCGAGCACGCTTCCGCTCGGCGACCCGGCCCCCGCTGACGGGCTCCTCCCGGCCTCCGCACGTCCCGGCGCCGACCGGCGCGACTTCGGCGTGTACCTCCACGTGCCGTTCTGCCGGGTGCGCTGCGGCTACTGCGACTTCAACACCTACACGGCCACCGAGCTCCGCGGCGTGTCCCAGTCGGATTACGCCGGGCACGCGGTGCGGGAGGTCGAGTTCGCCGCGCACGCGCTGAGCGCGAGCGGGCTCCCGCCGCGTCCCGTCTCCACAGTGTTCTTCGGCGGAGGCACACCCACCCTCCTGCCGCCCGGCGACCTCGGGGCGATGCTCGGAGCGGTACGCGACGCCTGGGGCATCGCACCCGGCGCCGAGGTCACCACCGAGGCGAACCCCGACTCCGTCGATGCGGACGATCTCCGGCGTCTGGCGGATGCGGGCTTCACCCGCGTCTCCTTCGGCATGCAGTCCGCGGTGCCTCACGTGCTGGCAACGCTCGAGCGAACGCACGACCCGGCGCGCGTACCGCTCGTCGTCGGCTGGGCTCGCGATGCCGGCCTCCAGGTGAGCCTCGATCTGATCTACGGGACCCCGGGCGAGTCGCTGGACGACTGGTCGCGCAGCCTCGACTCGGCGCTCGCGTGCGAGCCGGACCATCTGTCTGCGTACTCGCTGATCGTCGAACCCGGGACCAAGCTCGCGCGTCAGATCCGCTCGGGACAGGTGCCCGAGCCGGACGAGGACCTCCAGGCCGACATGTACGAGCTCGCCGACGCGCGGCTCGCCTCGGCGGGCTACGGCTGGTACGAGGTGAGCAACTGGGCTCGTGACGAGGAGCACCGCTCCCGCCACAACCTCTCGTACTGGCTCGGACACGACTGGTGGGGGATCGGACCGGGGGCGCACAGCCACGTCGGCGGCGTCCGCTGGTGGAACGTCAAGCACCCCGCCGCCTACGCCCAGCGCGTGCTCGCCGGCGAGTCGCCGTCCGCCGGCCGCGAGACGCTCGACGCTGAGACGCGTCGGGTCGAACGCGTGCTCCTCCTGACCCGCATCCGTGACGGGCTGCGCATCGCCGAGCTGGAGGCGCCCGGCCGCCGTGAGGTCGCCGGGCTCATCGCCGACGGTCTCATCGACGGCGAAGCCGCCCTCGCCGGGTCGGTGGTGCTGACCCTGCGGGGGCGGCTTCTGGCCGATGCCGTCGTGCGCCGGCTGCTCGCCGACGACGGCGTCAGCTGA
- the hrcA gene encoding heat-inducible transcriptional repressor HrcA has translation MVSERSLEVLRAIVQDYVASREPVGSKSIVERHSFGVSAATIRNDMAQLEEEELIAAPHTSSGRVPTDKGYRLFVDHLAEARPLSPAQRAAIEAFLGQSVDLDDVLSRTVRLLSQLTNQVALVQYPSVARSRIRHIELVLLSPHRLLSVLITDSGAVEQRVIELGAELGDTEVAEIRGAINGAVAGLSLADAAARLRQLPGALTDRTRPLVEPVANALLDQIAANRQERLVMAGAANLVRTEDDFPGTITPVLEAIEEQVVLLRLFDEMAHDQHGVAVSIGRENAGFGLTEASVLSSGYSAAGSDVARVGLLGPLRMDYSGNMAAVRAVARYLSRLLGDQ, from the coding sequence ATGGTCTCGGAACGCAGTCTCGAAGTGCTCCGGGCGATCGTCCAGGACTACGTGGCGTCGCGGGAGCCGGTCGGCTCGAAGAGCATCGTCGAACGTCACTCGTTCGGCGTCTCTGCCGCGACCATCCGGAACGACATGGCGCAGCTGGAGGAGGAGGAGCTCATCGCGGCCCCGCACACGTCCTCCGGGCGGGTTCCGACCGACAAGGGTTACCGGCTGTTCGTCGACCATCTCGCCGAGGCGCGCCCACTGAGCCCGGCACAGCGCGCCGCGATCGAGGCCTTCCTCGGCCAGTCCGTCGATCTCGACGATGTGCTCTCGCGAACAGTGCGCCTCCTGTCCCAGCTCACCAACCAGGTCGCGCTCGTGCAGTACCCGTCCGTCGCCCGGTCTCGCATCCGCCACATCGAGCTGGTGCTGCTGTCGCCGCACCGGCTCCTGAGCGTCCTCATCACCGACTCCGGAGCGGTGGAGCAGCGGGTGATCGAGCTCGGCGCGGAGCTGGGCGACACCGAGGTGGCCGAGATCCGCGGCGCTATCAACGGCGCCGTCGCCGGACTCTCGCTCGCCGACGCGGCAGCACGCCTCCGCCAGCTGCCGGGTGCCCTGACCGATCGCACGCGCCCTCTGGTCGAGCCGGTGGCCAACGCGCTGCTCGACCAGATCGCGGCCAACCGCCAGGAGCGGCTCGTCATGGCCGGAGCCGCGAACCTCGTGCGCACGGAGGACGACTTCCCGGGCACGATCACCCCGGTGCTGGAGGCGATCGAGGAGCAGGTCGTCCTGCTGCGGCTCTTCGACGAGATGGCGCACGACCAGCACGGCGTCGCCGTGAGCATCGGCCGCGAGAACGCGGGCTTCGGCCTCACGGAAGCATCCGTGCTCTCGAGCGGTTACAGTGCAGCGGGGTCCGACGTCGCACGCGTCGGCCTCCTCGGCCCGCTCCGCATGGACTACTCCGGCAACATGGCCGCTGTGCGCGCCGTCGCCCGGTACCTCTCCCGCCTTCTCGGCGATCAGTAG